The Roseovarius indicus genome has a segment encoding these proteins:
- the ilvD gene encoding dihydroxy-acid dehydratase: MTKFDKTKLPSRYVTEGPARAPHRSYYYAMGMTEEEIHQPLVGVATCWNEAAPCNIALSRQAQAVKGGVKEAHGTPREFTTITVTDGIAMGHEGMRSSLASREAIADTVELTMRGHCYDALVGLAGCDKSLPGMMMAMVRLNVPSVFIYGGSILPGKAPQVDEIPEDFRSRDLTVQDMFEAVGRHQNKELSDKALEMLERVACPSAGACGGQFTANTMACVSEAIGLALMNSSGMPAPYESRDQYGEASGHAVMHLLDKNIRARDVVTQKSLENAARVVACTGGSTNAGLHLPAIAHEAGIDFYLDDVCEIFRDTPYFVDLKPGGQFVAKDLFDAGGIPVVMKELRKAGLIHEDCVTASGRSIGEELDRIDREADGRVIYPIDKPITKTGGVVGLKGNLAPAGAIVKVAGIAAENQVFTGPARVFECEEDAFAAVQNRGYEEGEVIVIRNEGPAGGPGMREMLATTAALSGQGMGKKVALITDGRFSGATRGFCVGHVGPEAAHGGPIALLQNGDMITINAIEGELSVDLSDEELAKRKEAWGGPRETIYASGALWKYAKLVGETYKGAVTHPGGKAERHVYMDI, from the coding sequence ATGACGAAATTCGACAAGACCAAGCTGCCCAGCCGATACGTGACCGAGGGCCCCGCCCGCGCGCCACACCGGTCCTACTATTATGCCATGGGCATGACCGAGGAAGAGATTCACCAGCCTCTGGTCGGCGTCGCCACCTGCTGGAACGAGGCCGCGCCCTGCAACATCGCGCTGAGCCGCCAGGCGCAGGCGGTGAAGGGCGGGGTGAAGGAAGCCCACGGCACGCCGCGGGAATTCACCACCATCACCGTCACCGACGGGATCGCCATGGGCCACGAGGGCATGCGCTCGTCTCTGGCGAGCCGTGAGGCAATTGCCGACACGGTCGAGCTGACCATGCGCGGGCATTGCTACGACGCGCTTGTGGGGCTGGCTGGCTGCGACAAGTCGCTGCCGGGGATGATGATGGCAATGGTCCGGCTGAACGTGCCGAGCGTGTTCATCTATGGCGGGTCGATCCTGCCGGGCAAGGCGCCGCAGGTGGATGAAATTCCGGAAGATTTCCGTTCCCGCGACCTGACGGTGCAGGACATGTTCGAGGCCGTCGGCCGGCACCAGAACAAGGAGTTGTCCGACAAGGCGCTGGAAATGCTCGAGCGCGTGGCCTGCCCGAGCGCGGGCGCCTGTGGCGGGCAGTTCACCGCCAACACCATGGCCTGCGTGTCCGAGGCGATCGGGCTGGCGCTGATGAACAGCTCGGGCATGCCGGCGCCTTATGAAAGCCGCGACCAGTATGGCGAGGCGTCGGGGCACGCGGTGATGCACCTGCTCGACAAGAACATCCGCGCGCGGGACGTGGTCACCCAGAAAAGCCTCGAGAACGCCGCGCGGGTCGTGGCCTGCACCGGCGGGTCGACCAATGCGGGCCTGCACCTGCCGGCGATTGCGCACGAGGCGGGGATCGATTTCTACCTCGATGATGTCTGCGAGATTTTCCGGGACACGCCGTATTTCGTCGACCTCAAGCCGGGCGGGCAATTCGTGGCGAAGGACCTGTTCGACGCGGGCGGTATCCCGGTGGTGATGAAGGAGCTGCGCAAGGCCGGCCTCATCCACGAGGATTGCGTGACCGCGAGCGGGCGCAGCATCGGCGAGGAGCTTGACCGGATCGACCGCGAGGCGGACGGCCGGGTGATCTACCCGATCGACAAACCGATCACCAAGACCGGCGGCGTCGTCGGCCTGAAGGGCAACCTTGCCCCCGCGGGCGCCATCGTGAAGGTGGCGGGGATCGCCGCCGAGAACCAGGTGTTCACCGGCCCGGCGCGGGTCTTTGAATGCGAGGAAGACGCTTTTGCCGCCGTGCAGAACCGCGGTTACGAGGAAGGCGAGGTGATCGTCATCCGCAACGAGGGCCCCGCCGGCGGCCCCGGCATGCGCGAGATGCTGGCCACCACCGCCGCCCTGTCGGGCCAGGGCATGGGCAAGAAGGTCGCGCTGATCACCGATGGCCGCTTCTCGGGCGCGACGCGGGGCTTCTGCGTGGGCCACGTGGGCCCGGAGGCCGCGCATGGCGGGCCGATCGCGCTTTTGCAGAATGGCGACATGATCACCATCAACGCTATCGAGGGCGAGCTGTCGGTCGACCTGTCGGACGAGGAGCTTGCCAAGCGGAAAGAGGCGTGGGGCGGCCCGCGCGAGACGATCTATGCCTCGGGCGCGCTGTGGAAATACGCCAAGCTTGTGGGCGAGACCTACAAGGGCGCGGTCACCCATCCCGGGGGCAAGGCCGAACGGCATGTCTACATGGATATCTGA